Proteins from a genomic interval of Asticcacaulis sp. AND118:
- a CDS encoding dienelactone hydrolase family protein yields the protein MGQMIELTRPDGGTISAYRSEIDPARPSVIVLQEWWGLNDHIKAIVDRFDAEGFNALAPDLYHGRVTRDADEASHMMNGLDFPGAVHEDIAAALASLKEINDKVAVMGFCMGGALTIAAAARLTGFSAAVCFYGIPPREFARPGDIAVPFQGHFGKKDDWVTPEVVAKIESDMRAAGRHPELYSYDADHAFFNKTRPEVYDEEAADLAWERTIDFLGDNL from the coding sequence ATGGGCCAGATGATCGAGCTCACCCGTCCCGATGGAGGCACGATATCGGCCTACCGTTCGGAAATCGATCCGGCGCGCCCCAGTGTGATCGTACTGCAGGAGTGGTGGGGCCTCAACGACCATATCAAGGCCATTGTCGATCGCTTCGACGCCGAAGGCTTCAACGCACTGGCCCCCGATCTCTATCATGGCCGCGTGACCAGAGACGCCGACGAAGCCAGCCATATGATGAACGGGCTCGACTTCCCCGGAGCGGTGCACGAAGACATTGCCGCCGCCCTGGCGTCTCTGAAAGAAATCAACGACAAGGTTGCTGTGATGGGCTTCTGCATGGGCGGCGCTCTGACCATCGCCGCCGCAGCGCGCCTGACCGGTTTTTCGGCTGCCGTGTGTTTCTACGGCATTCCGCCGCGCGAATTCGCCAGGCCGGGCGATATTGCCGTGCCGTTTCAAGGGCATTTCGGCAAGAAGGACGACTGGGTCACGCCGGAAGTCGTGGCCAAGATCGAGAGCGACATGCGCGCCGCCGGCCGTCATCCGGAACTTTACAGCTACGACGCCGACCACGCCTTCTTCAACAAGACCCGCCCGGAAGTCTACGACGAGGAAGCCGCCGATCTGGCGTGGGAACGCACCATCGATTTCCTCGGCGATAACCTTTAA
- a CDS encoding DMT family transporter has product MTERAAGRLALWAVLGVIAGMMSFQFGAGIAKSLFSTVGPLGATALRQTLAALFLMALFRPWRNLPERQAWKWLALFGLNLGVMNLCFYLSFQRIPLGIAVAIEFMGPLSVAVWNSRRPIDFVWIACAALGLWLLLPHAGGTALDPIGVALAIAAGVGWATYILVGQIVAKRVPEGQAVSFGVAFSCLVSLPVALATIGVPLFEPKILLTGLMVALLSSAVPYTLEMFALKRVPARTFSILMSLEPALAALSGLILLHEALSGPQWLAIGLVVLASGGSALTAKRAQIAPQ; this is encoded by the coding sequence ATGACCGAACGCGCTGCCGGACGCCTTGCCCTGTGGGCCGTGCTTGGCGTCATCGCCGGCATGATGTCGTTTCAGTTCGGGGCAGGCATCGCCAAGTCGCTGTTTTCTACCGTCGGCCCTCTGGGCGCCACGGCCCTCCGTCAGACCCTGGCAGCCCTGTTCCTGATGGCGCTGTTTCGGCCGTGGCGTAACCTGCCCGAACGCCAGGCGTGGAAGTGGCTGGCCCTGTTCGGTCTCAATCTCGGCGTGATGAACCTGTGCTTTTACCTGTCGTTTCAGCGTATTCCGCTTGGGATCGCGGTGGCCATCGAGTTTATGGGACCGTTGAGCGTCGCCGTATGGAACTCACGCCGTCCTATCGATTTTGTCTGGATTGCCTGCGCCGCTTTGGGCCTGTGGCTGCTTCTGCCGCACGCGGGCGGGACGGCGCTCGATCCCATCGGCGTAGCGCTGGCCATTGCGGCGGGCGTGGGCTGGGCGACCTATATTCTGGTCGGGCAGATCGTGGCGAAGCGGGTTCCGGAAGGTCAGGCCGTCAGTTTCGGCGTGGCCTTTTCCTGTCTGGTTTCCCTGCCGGTAGCTCTTGCGACCATAGGGGTGCCCCTGTTCGAGCCGAAGATATTGCTGACGGGCTTGATGGTGGCGCTGCTGTCCAGCGCCGTGCCCTATACGCTTGAGATGTTCGCGCTCAAACGCGTTCCGGCGCGGACCTTCAGCATCCTGATGAGCCTTGAGCCCGCGCTGGCGGCCCTGTCCGGGCTTATCCTGCTGCACGAGGCGCTGAGCGGGCCGCAATGGCTGGCTATCGGCCTGGTCGTACTGGCTTCGGGCGGTTCGGCCCTGACGGCCAAACGGGCGCAGATCGCACCTCAATAA
- a CDS encoding multidrug effflux MFS transporter: MSAPEAAPPPLKNPFLVIFTLGALSTISPFAIDMYLPAFGQIASDFGTTTAEVGLSLSTYFAGMALGPLIYGPLLDRYGRKMPLYVGLALFVLTSIGCVFAPNIEVLVWLRLFQALGGCAASVAAMSLVRDLFPPKDTAKIISLIILTIGVSPLLAPTIGGVVAAWLDWHWVFAFLAGIVGLILILVLTVLPDGKPADPTVSLKPLPILKTFLSIYRNRTFATYLFAGGFSFCCLFIYVSGSPVIFMEIFHIKPEIYGLIFAGLSVGFIGSSQVNVFVNRRYTSKQILRVALSVQCVFVLIFLLCAWNNWLNVWGAVVMLFLILSCLGFIGPNSSATAISSLTRDIGSGSALMSFTQIGLATVVSAVVSGLKAQSLTPIVAVMALCALIGWVVLYFGEKTGVERQGQIQP; encoded by the coding sequence ATGTCCGCTCCCGAAGCCGCGCCTCCGCCGCTCAAAAATCCGTTTCTGGTCATCTTTACGCTGGGGGCGCTGTCGACCATCAGCCCCTTCGCCATCGACATGTATCTGCCCGCCTTCGGTCAGATCGCTTCGGATTTCGGCACGACGACAGCCGAGGTCGGTTTGTCGCTGTCGACCTATTTCGCCGGCATGGCGCTGGGGCCGCTGATCTACGGACCGCTGCTCGACCGTTATGGCCGCAAGATGCCGCTCTATGTGGGGCTGGCCCTCTTCGTTCTGACCTCGATCGGTTGCGTCTTCGCTCCCAATATCGAGGTGCTGGTGTGGCTGCGCCTGTTTCAGGCCTTAGGTGGCTGCGCGGCCTCGGTGGCGGCGATGTCGCTGGTGCGTGACCTTTTCCCGCCCAAGGACACGGCCAAGATCATCTCGCTGATCATCCTGACCATCGGCGTGTCGCCGCTGCTGGCTCCGACCATAGGCGGCGTGGTGGCGGCCTGGCTCGACTGGCACTGGGTGTTCGCCTTTCTGGCCGGAATTGTCGGCCTGATCCTCATTCTGGTCCTGACCGTGCTGCCGGACGGCAAACCCGCCGACCCGACCGTGTCGCTGAAACCCCTGCCGATCCTCAAGACGTTCTTAAGCATCTATCGAAACCGAACCTTCGCCACCTATCTGTTTGCGGGCGGCTTCTCCTTCTGCTGCCTGTTCATTTACGTATCGGGTTCGCCGGTCATCTTCATGGAAATCTTCCATATCAAGCCGGAAATCTACGGCCTGATTTTCGCGGGCCTGAGCGTTGGTTTCATCGGCTCCAGTCAGGTCAATGTCTTCGTCAACCGCCGTTACACCTCGAAGCAGATCCTGCGCGTGGCGCTGAGCGTCCAGTGCGTGTTCGTCCTGATTTTCCTGCTGTGCGCCTGGAACAACTGGCTCAATGTGTGGGGCGCAGTTGTGATGCTGTTCCTCATCCTGTCCTGCCTCGGCTTTATCGGACCCAACTCGTCGGCGACGGCCATCAGCAGTCTGACGCGCGATATCGGTTCGGGCTCGGCCCTGATGAGCTTCACCCAGATCGGTCTGGCCACCGTTGTGTCGGCGGTGGTGTCGGGCCTCAAGGCCCAGAGCCTGACGCCGATCGTGGCGGTCATGGCATTGTGCGCCCTGATCGGCTGGGTCGTGCTGTACTTTGGTGAGAAAACCGGGGTTGAACGTCAGGGGCAAATACAGCCATGA